GTTCCTACTCTGCTTCATTAGCTTTGTGGATTGGTAGTGAGAATTTAAAAACAAAGGCTATTGCTGTCTTTAGCCCAGGAGAATATTTAACAGGAATAAAATTAAAGCAAACTATAAAATCTATAAGTATTCCTGTATTTGCAACTTCTTCTAAGCGAGAAATTAAACCTGTAGAAAAACTATTGAGTCAAGTTAAACCAAACTTAATTACACAATTTAAGCCTAAGCTAAAGGGATACCATGGTTCTAAAGCTTTATGGAAAAAGAACGATGGTCATGAAAATTACTGGAATGCTTTTAAAGATTTTTTGTTAAAACAAAAGTAAGTTAAACAATGTCTAACACTCGCTCTAAAGCCATACCTCTTGAGGCTTTAATTAATAGTGTTGCATTCGTAATATTGAGTGTTGAAAAATGTTTTTTAAACGATTCATAAGAATTAAAAAGTTGAATTTTATCCTCATTAGCTCTACATTTATAAAAATTCTCTCCAATTAAATATGCTTTTGATATTGAAAGGTTACTTAACAAATCAACAATAAATTGATGCTCAGCTTCAGCAGTCTTTCCTAGTTCAAACATATCACCCAAAATTGCAATTTTATGAGAATCCGTTAAATTGGATAAATTCTCTAAAGCAACTTCCATACTACTCGGATTAGCATTATAGGCATCTAAAACAATTTTATTAGACCCTTTATGAATAATTTGAGAGCGATTATTACTAGGTACGTAATTCTCTATAGCCTTAATACTATCTTCACTTTTCACTTTAAAATAATGACCAATAGCTAATGCCGCCGAAATATTATTATAATTATAAGCCCCAATCAATTGGCTTTTTACAATTTCATTATCAAATTGAACATGAACAAACGGATTAGCTTCGACAAAACTAACAGAAACATTAGTATTTTCTCCACCAAATGTAACTTGGTTTATAGCAACTGATTTTTCTAACTGAATTGGGTCGTTAGCATTTACAAAAGCAGTTTTATTATGATTTTTCAAATAAGTGTACAATTCTGATTTACCTTCTATAACACCTTCGATACTACCAAATCCTTCTAAATGAGCTTTTCCAAAGTTCGTAATATAACCGTAATCAGGTTGGGCAATGTTGCATAAAAGTTCAATTTCTTTTAAATGATTCGCTCCCATTTCAACAATACCAATTTCAGTTTTTGGTGTCATTGAAAGTAATGTCAAAGGCACACCAATATGATTGTTTAAATTGCCCTCTGTGGCTGTTGTATTGTATTTCTCAGAAAGAACAGCATTAATCAATTCTTTAGTTGTGGTTTTACCGTTACTCCCTGTTAAACTAATAATCGGTATCCCTAGTTCATTTCTATGATAGGAAGCTAATGCCTGCATCGTTTTCAAAACATCATTCACTAAAATAATAGTTGGTTTTGTTTGATATGCAGCTTCATCTACAACCGCAAAAGCTGCTCCTTTTTTTAAAGCATCTTCAGCAAATTTATTACCATTAAAATTATCACCTTTTAATCCAAAAAAAACACAACCTTTTTCCACTTTTCTAGTATCTGTAGAAACTTGATAGGACTGTTTATAAATTTTATAGAGTTCTGAAATATTCATGTGTCAATGTATATTAATTTTATAGTCAGATGGAATACCTTAATTATCACTTTGACTGTTTACCGAATTTTAACCTTGGCATTTCAGAGGTTAAAACTAAAAAAAAACTCAATACAAAATGTATTGAGTTTTAATTATTTATTCTATAGCAAGACTTATCTTTGTGGTTCCTTACGTCTTCTTTTATAAGACATTGCTCCTAATTTGTCAGTTGCACATCTAAATCCGATATAATTTGTAGCCATATATTCTGGCAAATATCTACGTTGAGCTGGGTCTAACCAATAAGCTCTATCTTTCCATGAACCTCCTTTATAAACTCTAGCTTGATCACTAATTAAAGTGTTTCTAGTTTTTGTATCATATTGTTGAATGATCAAACCACTTTCTCCAATTTGTTTTGGTGTTTTAGGTGAATTATACATTCTTGGTTGATTTTCCATATCTTCCTCATCTTGATAGTAATTTTTAGTTGAAGCCATATCTCCATCACCAATAGCAATATTATCAGCTTTTTCATAATTAGGTCTCATAAAAGCATCACGCTTCGTAATTGGTACATATTTAATACTACCTGGTAAATCTTTAGGTACAATTTTACCATTATCCAACGTATCAAACTCTATGCTGTTATAATCAACAACAACTACCTTACCTTCTTCATCAATTAAAGGTTTTTTAAATACATTTCCTCTAAAATAGTTAAAGTCATTTGCATCGTTATCTATAATTGGTCTATAAACATCAGCTACCCATTCTGCAACATTACCAGACATATCATACAGTCCAAATGCATTAGAATCATAAGATTTCACTCTAATTGTGATGTCAGCACCATCATTACTCCATCCTGCTAAACCACTATAATCACCTTTACCTTGTTTAAAGTTGGCTAATTGGTCACCACCTCTTCTTCTTGAATCATCTCTAGTTGTTGAACCATTCCAAGAATATTTTTTTCTTCCTCTAATAGTATTGTATTCTCTATTTTCAATTTCAGCTTTTGCAGCATACTCCCATTCAGCTTCAGTAGGCAATCTAAAACGTTGTGTTAACATACCATCAGACGTTTTAACGTGACGACCTGTAAAACCTTGATCAGATTTTTTAGACTTTCTATCTTTTCTTGATAATTTTTCACCATCATCTCCGGAAGCATCATCAGCATTTTTCGCTGCTTTTCTTTCTTTTTTACTTTGTTTCTTTACTTGGGCATTTGGATCATATAAACCTTTTCCATAAATATCTTCGTTACCATCAAATAACAAATCAGGATTTGCTAAATACGTACCTGTATCAAATCTATTTTTACCTTCTACAGTTACAGAATCCATATCAAATAAAGACTTAAGTACACCTTTATCCATTAATATTTTTTCATTAACCCTATCGGTTCTCCATTTACAGTATTCAGTAGCTTGTAACCAAGACACACCTACAACTGGATAATCAGAATATGATGGGTGACGTAAATATGCTTCAGATAATAACTCATTAAAACCAAGAGCATCTCTCCATACTAATGTATCTGGTAATGCAGATTGATAAATTTTTCTATAACTATCATCTGATGGAGGATATACTTTCTCTAAATATTGTAAATAAAACAAATATTCTAAGTTTGTAACCTCAGCTTCATCCATATAGAATGAACGTACTTGTTGTTTTGTTGGTGTCGTGTTCCAATCGAACATTACATCATCAGTTACACTACCCATGGTAAATGTACCTCCTTCTATTAGTACCATTCCTGGTGGAACTTTTTGACCAGCATAGTTTGTATTAGCTGTAAAACCACCATAAGTTGGATCGTTAAATTTCCAACCTGTAAGTTCAGAATGTGTTCTGGACTTTTTACCACAACTTATTAAAGTAGCAGCTACTAATACTGTTAACAAAACTTTGTTTCCGATATACCTTCTCATATTTAAACTTCTTAATTTATTCTTTTAGAGTTGAATCATTCGGCATTAGGGGTGTATTTTTTTGACACATTATGCCTGTTAATGCTAGTATAACGATAGTTTTATTTCTTTATTATATGTTGTGTTATAAAAAATGATATTAATTCTATTTAAATTTGCAAGCATTTAAAACAAACCGTCCAAACAAGCTCTATACTGTTTAGATTTGATATATGCTCAATATAAAATAAGTATGATTATCTTGCGAGACATTTAATTTATATATGAAGTCATTTCATTTGAAAAAGTTGTTTAGATCATTAGTACACCTATTATATATAGTCCCTTTCCTTGTTTCCTCTCAAAACAATGGTAGAAACGTTGTATCTAATACAAAATCTTATTCAACCGTTAAAAACGCTGTTTTATCTGAAGGTACCTGGTACAAGTTCTCAATTGATACTACTGGTATTTTTAAAATAGATAAACAGTTTTTACAAAACTTAGGGGTAAAAACAGACGATATAAATCCTAGAAACATCAGAATTTTTGGAAATGGCGGACAATTACTACCTCAAAAAAATGCTGATTTCAGATATGATGGATTACAAGAAAATGCAATTTTTGTAAATGGTGAAGAAGATAATAGTTTTGATACTAATGATTATATCCTCTTTTATGGTATAGGGCCACATGGTTGGAATATTATTCCATCACAACCTTCCCAATCTAAACACATTAATAATATATATAGCGATAATGCTTATTATTTCTTAACTGTAGATAATGGTTTGGGTAAACGAATTTCTACCGCTCCTGATATTTTAGCAACCGCCACAGAAACAATAACTACATATAATGATTATGATTTTATTGAAAACGATAAGACAAATTTATTTGCAAATGGACAACAATGGTTTGGTAAAGAGTTAAGTTTTGAAAATACTACAACGAAAGTATTTCAATTTGAGAACTTAGACGTTTCACAATCTATTACCATAAGAGTAAGAGGTGTAGCCATATCTTCAACATCATCTTCATTTGATGTAAAAGTGAATGGTCAAAACTTGATGAATATTAGTTTACCAGCAATTCCCTCAACATCAGGTAATTTAACACTTGCCATTCCACGTGAAAGTTCACAGAGTACATCTGTGAGCACCTCAACTATAGCAGTTGAAATTACTTACAATAATAATGGTAACCCTTCGGCTAAAGCCTATTTAGATTATGTAGAACTAATAGGTGTTAAAAAGCTAACTGCAAATGGCAAACAATTCTCCTTTAGAAATTTTGACTCTCAGTCAAATTCTACGCTCTTTAATTATCAAATAGAAAACAATACGAATATTGATCAAGTCTGGAATGTTACAGACGGTATCAATCCAAAAATTATCACCAATCAATCCAATTCAAATCAATTTAGTTTTAAATCGTTTGGAGGTTCATTACAAGAATTTATCGTACTGAACGAAAATGATTATTACAAACCAAAAATTATTGAGCAGACCAAAATTCCTAATCAAAATTTACAGGCCTTAAAAGATATAGATTATGTAATTATCACTCAAGATTTTTTAATGAATGAAGCAGAACGATTAGCTACATACCATAGAGAGAATTCTAACTTAGTGGTTCAAGTAATTAATTTAAACCATATATATAATGAATTTGGTTCTGGCTCACCTGATTTAACGGCTATTCGCGATTTTATAAGACATTTGTATCTAAATGCATCTAGTGATGAAACCAGAATAAAGTATGTCTGTTTATTTGGCGATGCTTCTTATGATTTTAAGGATCGGATTAACGATAACAATAATATTGTACCTTCTTTTCAATCTTTAGAAAGTTTTGATTTAGCACGTTCTTATGTTACGGATGATTATTATGGTATGATGGATGATGATGAAGGTGAACTAAGTAATGCTGATAATCAAGATGTTGCTACTGGAAGGTTTCCTATATCGACGGTAAGTGAAGCCAAATCTACAGTTGATAAAACCTTAAATTATTATAACACAGAATCTTTTGGAGACTGGCGTAATAGAATCACTTTGGTAGCTGATGATCCTGATGTGGCTAGCGAGTTTATACTTCAAGAAACCGTAGAAAAATTAGCCGATACGCTTAAAAACAGGCGGCCTATTTATAATTTGTCAAAAATTTATGCTGATGCCTATGTACAGGAAACTTCTGCCGGTGGCGAACGCTATCCTGATGTAAACGAAGCCATCAATAACGCTGTTGAAACAGGTTCTTTAGTCATAAATTATTTCGGACATGGTGGGGAAGATGGTTGGGCTAACGAGCGTATTTTAGAAAACTCAGCTATAAATGATTGGAACAACCTCAACAAGTTACCGCTATTTATAACTGTTACGTGTGAGTTTTCTAAATTTGACAACCCACTTAGACCTACTGCTGGCGAATTTGTTTTCTTAAATCCTTACGGAGGTGCCACAAGTTTAATAACGACAACGCGTGAAATTTTTATTAGTGTTGGGCAACGTTTTAACGACATACTCACCAAAAAACTTTTTGGATTCAACGGAGAAGATTATACTATTGCTGAAGCTCTGATGGCCATGAAAAATGACCCAACGTCTCCAAATACCACGCAACGTCTATTTGTTTTTTATTTAGGTGATCCTGCTATGAAACTTGCTCGTCCAAAACCAAGTATTGAGCTTACTAAATTAAACGGACAAAACATTACCTCAGCAACTGATACGCTAAAAGCTTTATCTAAAATCAGTTTAGAAGGAATTGTAAAAGATGCTCTCGGAAATGATTTAACTGATTTTAATGGTGAGTTGTCAGCAACCATTTATGACAAATCGGTAGACAGAATTACATTAGATAACAATAATTTTGGAAATAAACTATCTTTTGATGCTATTGAAAGTAAAATTTTTAGAGGAAGAGCTTCCATAAAAAATGGTGTTTTTAATTTTGATTTTATTGTACCAAAAGACATTAGAATAGCGTACGGAAAATCAAAAATCAGTTTATACGCCAACAATGACGCTATTGATAAAGGTGGTGTAAATCAAGAAGTTATTATTGGTGGGATTGATGAAAATGCACCTGAAGATAATGTTGGACCTATCATTCAACTTTTTATGGATGATGAGTCTTTTGCAGATGGAGGTAACACAAGTGAATCTCCAAATTTAATTGCCATTTTAGAAGATAGCTCAGGTATCAATACTTCAATTACTGCAGTTGACCATGATATTGTTGCCGTTTTAGATGGTGATCAGGCCAATCCATACATCTTAAATGATTTTTATGAAACAGAATTGGACGACTATACTACAGGAAAAGTGAAGTTCCCTTTTCGAAATTTAGAACCGGGTTTACATACACTAAATTTTAAAGTTTGGGATACATACAATAATTCATCAGAAGCAACGTTAAATTTTGTTGTAGTAGATAACAGCGATTTGGTATTGAGTAATGTTCTTAATTATCCTAATCCTTTTATAAATTATACAGAGTTTTGGTTTAATCACAATAAACCAAATGAACCGTTAGAGGTTCAAGTTCAGATATTTACAGTTTCTGGTAAACTAATTAAAACAATTAACCAAAACGTACAGTCTGAAAATCTATCACGTTCCATATCATGGAATGGTTTAGATGACTTTGGTAATAAAATTGGAAAAGGGGTTTACATTTATAAACTCAATGTTAAATCGACATTAACAAATACTAAAAACGAAAAATTTGAAAAACTTGTCATTTTACAGTAAAATCAAAATGTTCAAAATCCCTAACTTAACTATTCTGATGAAAAACTCATTTTTACTACTTATAGCATTTTTATGCTTACAAGTAGCTAACGCACAAGACGAACCAAATCCGATAACCACGGCCGCTCCATTTTTAACAATTGTACCAGACGCTCGTGCTGGAGGTATGGGTGATATTGGTGTAGCCACAAAACCTGATGCCAACTCTCAACATCATAACCCAGCAAAATTTGCTTTTTCAGATACTCAGTTCGCGGTAGGTGTAAATTACACCCCTTGGTTACGTAACTTAACGAACGATGTCTTTGTAAGTAGTTTAACTTTTTCAAATAAAATCAATGAACAAAGTGCCTGGGGTGCCAGTTTAAAATACTTTTCTCTTGGAACCATAGATTTAACAGATACAGGTGGAAACCCAATAGGTACTGAAAACCCTAACGAATTATCTTTTGATGGTTCATACTCTTTAAAACTAAACGAAACTTTCGCGTTGGCTGTTGGTGTACGATACATCCGTTCTGATTACGCTTTAAAGGTTGAAAATTCTGACCTAAAAACTGTAAATACTTTTGCCGTTGATGTTGCTGGTTATTATCAATCTCCAGAAAAAAATTACGGTAATTTTAATGGTATTTGGCGAGGTGGATTCAATCTTTCTAACATTGGTCCTAAAGTCACTTTATCTGATGGAGGAAGAGAAAGTTTTATACCAACCAATTTAAAATTAGGTGGTGGATTTGAATTTATCTTAGATGATATGAACTCCGTAACGACCAACCTTGAATTTAATAAATTATTAGTACCTACTCCTCCAATTAGAGATTCTTCAACAGGAGAAATTCTTGAAGGAAAAGATGATGATGTTAGCTTTTTAAGTGGTATGTTCAGTTCTTTTGGCGATGCTCCAAACGGATTTAGTGAAGAACTTAAAGAATTTACTTGGGCATTGGGTGCTGAATACATGTATGATAATACATTGGGACTTCGTCTTGGATATTTTAACGAAAATGAATTGAAAGGAGCTCGTAAATATTTTACATTAGGAGCCGGATTTAAATTTAAAAGTTTAAATTTAGATATGTCCTACTTGATCAACTCATCAGATGTTAATAATCCTTTAGAAAATACATTACGTTTTTCTTTGACTTTCAATTTCGGTGACATATTTGATTATTAAGATTCATATTAAATAATATAATTTCAAAAATCATTTTAGTATTTTAGCTAAAATGATTTTTTTATTTCAATTCTTATTTAAAAGTCCCGATAATGAAATTTAAAGAGGTGATTTTAAGTAATAATTGGTATCATCCCCAAAGTGTAGCTTTTTATGCAAAAAATACAAAGTAAAATAGAATATCTATTATTCGAAAATATTGATGAACTCGATGCCAATGCTCGTAATTTAATGAACGAAGCCATAAAAGCTCGTGAGAAAGCGTATGCCCCATATTCCAATTTTAATGTCGGTGCTGCTATCTTACTTGACAATAATGAGATAGTGCTAGGTAACAATCAAGAAAATGCTGCTTTCCCTTCTGGCTTGTGTGCAGAACGCGTTGCTATTTATAATGCAGGTGCCAATTACCCGGAATGTACAATTTTAGCTATTGCCATTTCAGCAAGTTCATCGAAACATAAAGTAACCAACCCTGTTGGCCCTTGTGGGGCTTGCAGACAAAGTATTGCAGAATACGAGCATAAACAAAAGCAAGCCATAGAAATTTATTTTATGGGAGAAGAAGGAAAAGTTGTTAAGGTAAATGCTTTAAAAGATTTATTACCTTTTGGTTTTGACAGTAGCTTTTTATAATTAATTTTCTTTTATTAGATAAACGATTAAGTGCTCCATCTTATGCAAGATATTAAAACTAGAGAAGACATCCATTTTATAATTACTGAGCTATACAAGAAATTGTTATCAGATGATATTGTTAAGCATTTCTTTGAAGATGTAATTAATGAGAATCATTTAGAAGAACACCTCAATATTGTAACTGATTTTTGGAATGGAATTTTATTTAGTGCCACTGATTACCAAAGAAATGCCATGCAACCTCATTTAATTCTCCATGAACGTAAGCCTTTTAAGCATGAACACTTTAAAAGGTGGTTATTACATTTCACTTCGTCTATTGACGACAACTTTAAAGGCGAAAAATCAGAAATGGCCAAGACAAGAGCCTTGTCAATTGCTACCGTTATGGAAATTAAAATGAGCAGTCATTCTTAAAATATTCTTTTTAAAATTTAATTACTAAGCTTAAAATAATTAATTTAGCCGTTGGTTGTAATTCAGCACCCTAGACCCTTTTTTATATGAAGTCAGTTATCACTGGAAACGGTAGTTTCATCCCCTCAGTTACTATAAAAAATAGCGATTTTATTGAAAGTCAGTTTTATGATGACAATAAAGAACTTTTTACTACATCGAATGAAGTAATCATAGAAAAATTTAAATCTATTACAGGCATCGGAGAAAGACGTTATGTAAAAGATAATTTAAACTCTTCAGACATTGCGACAATTGCTGCAGAGAGAGCTATAGAAGACTCTGGTATTGATGCTGAAGAATTAGATTACATTATAGTCGCTCAAAATTTTGGTGACGTTAAAAAAGGAAGTGTTCAAACAGACATTTTACCTAGTTTAGCGGCTAGAGTTAAGCATAATTTAAAAATAAAAAACTCCAATTGTGTAGCTTATGACATTATATTCGGTTGCCCAGGATGGCTACAAGGTGTCATACAAGCTCATATTTATATAAAATCTGGCGAAGCACAAAAATGTTTGGTTATTGGTTCTGAAACCTTATCAAGGGTAATTGACAATCACGATAGAGATTCAATGATTTTTGCTGATGGTGCCGGTGCCTGTGTAATGGAAGCCAAAGAAGAAAATAGCGATAACGGAATTTTAAGTTATGCTGCACTATCTGATACTATTGAAGAATCTAATTATCTTTATTTCGGAGAGTCAAATAAACCCAATACCAATGAGGGTGTTCGGTATATAAAAATGTTGGGACGAAAAATTTATGAATACTCCCTAAACAATGTGCCTTTAGCCATGAAAAACGCTTTAGATAAAAGCGGAGTCCCTATTGAAGAGGTTAAAAAAATATTTATACATCAAGCCAATGAAAAAATGGATGAAGCTATCATCAAACGTTTTTTTAGGTTGTATAAATCTCAAGTTCCAGAAAATGTTATGCCTATGAACATTCATAAATTAGGTAATAGTTCTGTGGCTACTATTCCTACCCTACTCGATTTGGTATTAAAAGGAAAAATAGAAAATCATAACCTAAACAAAGGAGATGTAATTATTTTAGCATCCGTAGGTGCTGGTATGAACATTAATGCCGTAGTGTATAGGTATTAGACCATAAACCCTTATCATTAGTTTTATCATATAAAAAACAAGAGATAATTATCTCGTTGCTGTTCTCCCTATATCAAACACTGATCTCTTATTAAAAAGTTTCAACAATAGTTGAACCAACTAAGCTTAATCTTCTAAAACTTCTTGTACTACTTTACCTGAAGTGGCATTAGGAAATGTAATTTCCAACAAAGTTGAGATTGTTGGAGCTATATCCGTAATATTTACGAGACTTTTACTTGATCCTTGCTTAATACCTTTACCATAAAAAATGATAGGCACATGCGTATCGTAATTATAACCTGAACCATGTGTAGAACCTGTTTTTGAATAGCTTATTGTAGCTGGGTTTGGCACTAATAATACATCCCCTGAAAATTTCTGATTGTATCCGTTTTGTAAAAAGTGCATTATACCCCCAGTAAAATTGGCAGTTTGCATGGTACGAGACGTTACTGCTCTTGAAATACCTTTATAATTAATAACTTCATCTGCTAAGCTTTGAGCCACTTCATTCGCCTCTAATTTCAACTCTTTAATTTTACTTTTGTTTAAAAAGATTTGAAAATTAGAGATGTCTTCAATCAAATCATCAGATTTATACTTCTCTAAAAGAAAGGCATTTGCTTTCTTTTTAAAATCTTTATTATCAAAATAACCTGAAGGTATTTTTAACGTCTTTAAATAGGAAGGTACTTGCACAGCAGCATGGTCTGCAGTTAAAAATAAGGTGTAATTACCTTTACCTACCTTTTCGTCTAAAAACTTAAAAAATGAAGCCAACTCTTTATCCAATCTTAAATACGTATCTTCAATTTCTTTGGAATCAACCCCAAATTTATGCCCCACATAATCGGTACTTGAAAAACTAACTGCTAAAAAGTCAGTTACATTTTGTGTTTGACCTAAATTCTCGCCAATTATAGCTGCCTCAGCAAAATCTTTTACAATAGTATTACCGTAAGGCACAGCCTTTAAAAGATCGTAATAGCCATTATTCTTCTTCAGTTTTTTTAAATCATAAGGAAATGTTGGTGTTTTTTTCCCTTTAAATAATCCTTCAAACTTATTATCATCGGCAATACTTTCTGTGTATGTATTAATATCGTACAGTGTATTCCAAGTGGAATTTAAATATTTTTTAGCATTGCCATTCTTATTAAACTCTTGAACCCATTTCGGTAATTTATCCATATAATAAGAACTGGTAATAAACTTACCTTCTTTTTTTCCTTGAAACCAATAAGATCCATCCGCTGCATGACCTGCTGGTAAAATAGCTGATCTATCTTTTATACTTAACCCTATGACTTTACCTCTCTTATTTTGTGCCATTTTAAGCTCATCACCTATTGTGGTAGCTAACATTCTTCGTGGTGACTTTTTACCTCCATCGTCTGCTCCAACACTCTTATAATCAACATCATCTACACAATAAATAGATTTTTTAGCGAACTTATCATACCAATTGTTACCAATTATACCGTGATAACTTGGTGTAGTACCTGTATATATAGAAGTATGGCCAACAGCTGTATAGGTAGGAATGTAATTATAATGCCCATTTTCACAGCTAAACCCACCATCAATTATTCTTTTAAAACCATCATTCCCATATCTATTGTAAAACCGTGTTAAATAGTCATAACGCATTTGATCAACTACAATACCAACAACCAATTTTGGGCGTTGCATTTCGATTGCAGTATGACTGAACGCTGGTTCATTTACAACAGAATTTTGAGCGAAACTAGAAGTGAATAAAACTAAGGTGAGAACAAAAGATAATAAATTTTTCATCAGTGATATTTTATATTAAAATCAAAATTAGGGCTTTTTTTACATTTAATATTATATTTTTGATATTTGAAAATTAAATTAATGTTAATTCATTTCCAATAACAGAAACCTATAATTTGATCAACTATTTTAAATATATTGGCAAGTATTTTATTATGCTTAAAGAGGTTTTTAAAAGACCTCAAAAAGGATCTATTTTTAGAGAATCCATTTTTAAAGAAATTGAAGATTTGGGTATTAACTCCATAGGAATAGTTGCTTTTATTTCCTTTTTTGTTGGTGGTGTTGTGGTTATTCAAACCGCTTTAAATTTGGACAATCCCATTACACCAAAATATTTAATTGGATATGCATCTAGAGAATCGTTAATATTAGAATTTTCACCAACACTTATTTCAATTATTTTAGCAGGAAAAGTAGGCTCGTACATTACTTCTAGTATTGGTACTATGCGAGTTACAGAACAGATTGATGCTCTAGAAGTAATGGGTATCAATTCATTAAATTATTTAGTGCTCCCAAAAATTATTGCTAACGTTTTCTTTTATCCGTTCGTGATTATTATTAGTATTTGGCTTGGTATTTTTGGAGGATGGGTTGCTGGAAATTTAACAGGATTAGTAAGCTCAGCTGATTACATAATGGGTATTAGAAGTGAATTTGAACCTTTTCACTTGGTCTATTCTATGATTAAGACTTCTGTATTTGCTTTTGTTATTGCTACAATACCGGCGTATCAAGGCTTTTATGTTAAAGGAGGAGCTATTGAAGTGGGTAATGCCAGTACACGTGCCGTAGTATGGACAAGTATTGTAATAATCGTATTGAATTACTTTTTAACTCAAATGCTTTTAGGAAAATGATTGAAGTAAGAAATTTAAATAAGGAGTTTGACGGGGTTCAAGTATTGAAGGGTATTGATGCCACTTTCGAAAATGGAAAAACGAGCTTGGTTATCGGTACTAGTGGATCAGGAAAAACCGTATTCTTAAAATGTCTGCTGGGTTTGATTCAACCTGAGAAAGGTGATATTATTTATGATGGTCAGATCTATAATGAAATGAGCGGTGATGAAAAACGTGATTTAAAAAAGGATATTGGTATGGTCTTTCAAGGAAGTGCCTTATTTGACAGTTCTACTGTTGAAGAAAATGTAATGTTTCCTTTAAAGA
The nucleotide sequence above comes from Aureibaculum algae. Encoded proteins:
- the porV gene encoding type IX secretion system outer membrane channel protein PorV; translated protein: MKNSFLLLIAFLCLQVANAQDEPNPITTAAPFLTIVPDARAGGMGDIGVATKPDANSQHHNPAKFAFSDTQFAVGVNYTPWLRNLTNDVFVSSLTFSNKINEQSAWGASLKYFSLGTIDLTDTGGNPIGTENPNELSFDGSYSLKLNETFALAVGVRYIRSDYALKVENSDLKTVNTFAVDVAGYYQSPEKNYGNFNGIWRGGFNLSNIGPKVTLSDGGRESFIPTNLKLGGGFEFILDDMNSVTTNLEFNKLLVPTPPIRDSSTGEILEGKDDDVSFLSGMFSSFGDAPNGFSEELKEFTWALGAEYMYDNTLGLRLGYFNENELKGARKYFTLGAGFKFKSLNLDMSYLINSSDVNNPLENTLRFSLTFNFGDIFDY
- the cdd gene encoding cytidine deaminase: MQKIQSKIEYLLFENIDELDANARNLMNEAIKAREKAYAPYSNFNVGAAILLDNNEIVLGNNQENAAFPSGLCAERVAIYNAGANYPECTILAIAISASSSKHKVTNPVGPCGACRQSIAEYEHKQKQAIEIYFMGEEGKVVKVNALKDLLPFGFDSSFL
- a CDS encoding group III truncated hemoglobin, yielding MQDIKTREDIHFIITELYKKLLSDDIVKHFFEDVINENHLEEHLNIVTDFWNGILFSATDYQRNAMQPHLILHERKPFKHEHFKRWLLHFTSSIDDNFKGEKSEMAKTRALSIATVMEIKMSSHS
- a CDS encoding 3-oxoacyl-ACP synthase III family protein; its protein translation is MKSVITGNGSFIPSVTIKNSDFIESQFYDDNKELFTTSNEVIIEKFKSITGIGERRYVKDNLNSSDIATIAAERAIEDSGIDAEELDYIIVAQNFGDVKKGSVQTDILPSLAARVKHNLKIKNSNCVAYDIIFGCPGWLQGVIQAHIYIKSGEAQKCLVIGSETLSRVIDNHDRDSMIFADGAGACVMEAKEENSDNGILSYAALSDTIEESNYLYFGESNKPNTNEGVRYIKMLGRKIYEYSLNNVPLAMKNALDKSGVPIEEVKKIFIHQANEKMDEAIIKRFFRLYKSQVPENVMPMNIHKLGNSSVATIPTLLDLVLKGKIENHNLNKGDVIILASVGAGMNINAVVYRY
- the pafA gene encoding alkaline phosphatase PafA encodes the protein MKNLLSFVLTLVLFTSSFAQNSVVNEPAFSHTAIEMQRPKLVVGIVVDQMRYDYLTRFYNRYGNDGFKRIIDGGFSCENGHYNYIPTYTAVGHTSIYTGTTPSYHGIIGNNWYDKFAKKSIYCVDDVDYKSVGADDGGKKSPRRMLATTIGDELKMAQNKRGKVIGLSIKDRSAILPAGHAADGSYWFQGKKEGKFITSSYYMDKLPKWVQEFNKNGNAKKYLNSTWNTLYDINTYTESIADDNKFEGLFKGKKTPTFPYDLKKLKKNNGYYDLLKAVPYGNTIVKDFAEAAIIGENLGQTQNVTDFLAVSFSSTDYVGHKFGVDSKEIEDTYLRLDKELASFFKFLDEKVGKGNYTLFLTADHAAVQVPSYLKTLKIPSGYFDNKDFKKKANAFLLEKYKSDDLIEDISNFQIFLNKSKIKELKLEANEVAQSLADEVINYKGISRAVTSRTMQTANFTGGIMHFLQNGYNQKFSGDVLLVPNPATISYSKTGSTHGSGYNYDTHVPIIFYGKGIKQGSSKSLVNITDIAPTISTLLEITFPNATSGKVVQEVLED
- a CDS encoding MlaE family ABC transporter permease — encoded protein: MLKEVFKRPQKGSIFRESIFKEIEDLGINSIGIVAFISFFVGGVVVIQTALNLDNPITPKYLIGYASRESLILEFSPTLISIILAGKVGSYITSSIGTMRVTEQIDALEVMGINSLNYLVLPKIIANVFFYPFVIIISIWLGIFGGWVAGNLTGLVSSADYIMGIRSEFEPFHLVYSMIKTSVFAFVIATIPAYQGFYVKGGAIEVGNASTRAVVWTSIVIIVLNYFLTQMLLGK